Genomic segment of Panicum virgatum strain AP13 chromosome 2K, P.virgatum_v5, whole genome shotgun sequence:
CCCAATTATCCAGGCTGAAAAAGCAGACCCATCTCGAAggccaggaaaaaaaaagaacagcgTAAAGCTGGATTGCTGATGCTGACCCCGGAAGTCAAGCATCAAGCAGTGCCGCCTCCATCTTCCCAGCAAAATGTCAGGTCGATCATCAGATAAGAATAAGAACAAGATGATTCGAATAGCCGCCACAGTCAAACATCACGGGCGAGCGAGACCCGGCGGCTAACGCGCAGATACTCTGTTTTTCTTAGCGAGCAAAACGTGATCAGCAACAGAGTAACGGCGAAGAAACCAAGCAAAATGTCTTAGAAAAACCAAGTTGCGCACTCCATAATCCCAGGTTGAATTCCACCAGAAACTCGGCAATCCACATCCAATCAACCCAACATCAACAGATTACTAGTACTAGAAGTCTCGTTGCAGGGTTTCATAAAAAGAGAACGAAAAAAATAGACGATAATGCAGGACAAGAAAGCTAGTCTAGGACACTAGCATTTCAAGCCGTTTCTTCCATGAGGCACTTTCATTTCACTTGCAGTCCATCTCGAATCCGTCGTCGAGGGCCCTCTCAGAAGCAGGCGTCCAGGAGGCAGCAGCAACAGAGGGCAGCCAAGCTGTTCAACCACAAGGGAAACGGACATCAGATAAGGATCAAACGAAAGGAAAGCACATGCCAACTCCAAAGCATACGTTACTAAAATGTAAAGATCACTATGATGCATAGCTGTAACATATTCCTTCAAAATGCCCAGCCATCCATCGACAGATTCCAATTCCCAATTGTGATATTGTAAGTACAACACTAGTGCTAGAGCATCTACCACATCTCAATATCTCATTGGTATCAGCGCGTCAACGGAAATATGTTATCCTCCCAACCAAACCAAAACGAGAAatattattttccttttttttagaaaaaagagaaatattATCCAGGTGACCTCGCCCCGAAGGAATCTCAGAATCGAGGGCTTTCACACTGACAACTACTTCTCGAGTATTTTTCGGCAGCCAAGGCAGAACGCCACCAAACTCGAATCGGCAACAAGAACGTGACTGCAGAGACGCCCGCCTCCTCAGATCGGACGGTCTCCGTAGCATCAGGCAAAAAGACACAGCCGCCTCCCTCCGCGCGGGATACGTGTGCGCGTTTGCGTGCAGCGGCGGACACGTCGCGAGGGCCACGAGGCTGGCGGGCTACCCTTTCCCAGGGTGGGTCCCACACACCGCGGCAAACGTaagcgcgcccgccgccggcgccgggggccgCCGGGCAGATCTGACCGGTGATCCTCCCAGCGCGTGAAGTCAGCAACCCTCTAAACTAGCACTAAAACTTCCGACCTAATCCGGTAAGGAGATTCCAGGGAGGCAGGCATCCCATCTACTAGCCGGAAACGAGCCTGCGAAGGCAAGCAGCACAAAAGTGGAGGGGACGAGATGAGGAGGAAATCAAGGAACGTACCATCCCTCCATGAAGGAAGGCCCgctgctctgctgctgctggggcggcggctgcgcgtaCGGCGGCGGGTAGCCCTGCTGCGGGTACCCCTGCGGCGGGTAGCCCTGCGCCGGCGGGGGGTAGCCGGCCGGCGGGTACCCCTGCGGCGGGTAGCCGTCCTTCCCCGGGTAGCCTGCAGGAATCAAAGATCCAAACGCCAGCGAGTTTAGCCTCACGAGTCACGAAAAGTAACTAAGCAACAAACacacagaaaaaaaaagttgaagcaAACAGGAGCGGGAAGGAGACGGGAagagaggccgccgccgcgcaccttgCTGCGGCGGGACGCCGACGGGGGGCTGCTGGCCGTAGTAGCTCatctccctcctcttcctccttgcgATCGTGGGGCGGAAGCGGAGCCGGGTCAAGGGAGCTTTCGCGGGTCCGGTTTGGGGTGGGGATTTGAGCAAGGGCGAGACGGCGTGGACCGGTCGGTCGGGCCGGTCGGTTTTATAGAGGGGAGGAAAGGCCGCGTGTGTTTCCTGGTGATTTCTCCTCCTGCCTTTTTGCCAACCGCGTCGCCGGGGAACGTGGTGGTGGCCCTCGGTCACTGGCGGTGGGCCGTTTCGTAGGTCGTAGCTCGCCTCGAGCATCCGCTGCTGACCCGGATCATCATATTCTTCGGCTGCGTTGCGGGCCAGCCGCCGCCACGAGAgggtttgccaaaaaaaaaaaaacaaaggcgGCGTGTTCCAGAATCATGGTGAAtcaagagcaactccaacaaattgatcttcttctttctcactatataggaattttttttctcaattccaacataTATGTAAGAAGTGTTTCAGCATATTgatttttttctcctttctaTATAGAAAGGGAGATGCGATGTCTCCCCTTTCTATTGGGGATTGGCGAAAAATTATTGgagattgagaaaaaataaagaaaaaaaggagatgAAAAATCAATCTACTGGATTATGTTTTTTCAATATCAATCCTTTGTATtaagaaaaaatgaaaagagaaaagaagaaaatcaaTCTGTTTGTTGGAGTTGCTGTAAGGCCGCAGCCGGGCCGATCTTTTGCCAAGACGTGCCAGTTATTTTGGTTTTTGCGGAAGCTGAAGAAGAGTTGGCGTGGCGAAAACAAGGATGGAAAGAGAGTAGCAGCGCATCGAACAGAGCTGTATGCAGGAGTGGCTTGGTAACAGGCCCTGTTTGGTGTGTAAAAAAAAACAGGTCCTATTTGGTTCTATAGTACTAGTTGTACTAGGAaactttgaccgttaattactAATATTAAATGAAGgcagtttgcaaaactaactccacaattcTGCGCAActccgcgagacgaatctaatgaggtctttggccgcacgattagatgatggttactataacattactgtagccaatcacggattaattactgttattagattcgtcacgcaaagttgtatccatccgtgaaaaagttttgtaaataaatttcgtttagtacttcatgtatACAAAATTCTTTTTATAGTACTAGATATTCTAGCGAACCAAACAGAGACTTTTTTTTTTAGGAAACGTGTGAGGGAAATTTCGAGTGGCTTGAACACGGCCGTCAAACGTAGAAACTCGGTCAACACTTTGCTGTTTCTTTTGGATCAAAGAATTGCCTggcttttaattttttttatatactatatattatatataactTGTAACTTGTAAGCCAGGACCAGATCGATCAAAATCATAACTGACCGGAACTTTGAGTCGCCTAGGATTTATATAGGCTAAAAATTTAAATCATCCATCAGCCACGGCAGATCAGCCTGGACCGGTGGACCGGACCCTGGCTGGTAGGCGCCTGCCTCGGTTCGTTCAATTAGGCCCCTCTGCCCCATGTTGCCATTTTTCCTGTTGCTTCGCCGCGTCTTCGCCGTCGTCGGCTTCGACGGACGGGCACGTCACAACTCCCAACCGCCGtgatgtgacggaaccgccaaattaaaactctaattaaacttaatgaccgtcatttgaacatatcgggcgcattagcttaacgacttaatttggcgatcctttctcaacccacggcccgatcgaaacaacaccggtagtcccacgcgaaggtgagcgcagatggtacaaacatggcataatacttgaaaatataaacTCCAAGAAGATGAAATAATAAGTTTTACAAAtcgagttcaaatacatatataatttacaaaactttacaaaagtTGTGACTGAAGTTCAAATATAAAAGATCCTACAACTACTTTAGCTTCCACCAGTTCTGATCCTACCcgaccggtcgaaccggttCCACCATcgggtcggaccggtcggcgcTTCCTGCCgacgccaccggtcagaccggtcctacgggccggtcagaccggtccacacaAAACAGAGAGGCTGATCACTCAGCTCTCGAGGGTACAACCCGACAACGCCCTAACCGGAAGGGTCTCTCTactcgacctgccaccccttTGCATCCCGgcagatgaacttgacacaacagggacagaagtcgacgtccgggtgtcctgtaataataaatgtggcaacaaaccctgagtattctaatactcagcaagacttacccgaccggtgggtataacatagcccacatacctagacatgcacggcatttggctggtggttattttgcagaaatagcatCTAGAAGtatatccttactttcaatgttttagccgcATTTTATCACTAAAATTACTAATCATCTATGATTGGCGAAACTATAACAAtcaaggtgatcaaaacattaATCGGATGTCATCAACCCACATTTCATCACTTCTCATTCTACTCATTTTCctttctacgatgtgaccaagagatcaaggctctcataactgcgagacacggcgaatcgatctgatttaaccttgcaaggtggacctaaccaacacggcacgcaaaagccccgtcggaccccacgcaccaacatttcccctccccgactcgaactacaggaaccagcccaacgacatatggtcagccgagctcaacgtgagaccaccaaaagtaaacatatgcatcccaattctccgcgactactcgactcgccccaggagttgggtgcgggttcctgtactttcgaagcaaagcagtactcggcttaccggttttgactacctcctactcccggtatgcggctagtacaattcaatccccgatcagcacagccgacaacggaacggtccttaatcgacacagatggggctacacCTTCCCCCATCCGGTCTCCCATCCCATACCTTCCATCTTGAATATAATAATTCATAAACTATAAtataaagacatcctatatctcgcaagtgacagaattatcactcgacttctatcgagccctattaagcatagcagtgctaacgacctattcatactagtacaaggcccaggaaaacctagggatcatgcaactaaggtttcaaacaattcctaaatctaatgcacaattattaaagacatatataggtgtcataatttgaaatagtaggatgtgcaccgaGGCTTgtcttgcgtctgctgctcaacactggggtgagtTGGCCCTTGAGCCGACTCCCCGCGAACCTCCTGCCGCGGGGCTtacccctgcggctcctgtggctccgcaaccacctcgtatacgacctcctccgccgcggccgctacacgtatgcacatgcatatgacatgagaaatgcatgcatgattttataaaaattacaagtaatcaATACCCAAATAAATTTCCAACTAATTGTATCCACAACCACCTATTTACCCCTGCTCAGCCCAGCtacactggtcagaccggtccacctgaccggtcagaccgccccgCCCCCCTAACCTGCCgtgataccggtcagaccggtcctaccgaccggtcagaccggtctcaccaaGAGTAAAACCTAGGAAccttggcgcggcgaaaatcgACCACCAACTCCAAATACCTTCTAGGAGCTAGTTCAGGGGTTCATGTGGATGCTTTGGACTAGAAGAAACCGCCTAAAACCTTCTAGAACAAGAGATCGATCCAACTCCTAAATTTACCTTGAATGCCTCCTTCCCCCACGAAGAACTCGCGAATCCAGCGTCACCCCATGGAGGAGAACTTGGAGGAGATGATCCTTGACCGATTTGAAGCTCTCCCCGCCCTTGGAATCCAATGGAGAGGATGGATTTGGGAGTGAGGGTTTGAGGGAGGGGGAGCTCGGGAGAGGGAGGAACGGGGCGCTGAGGGGAGGAGTGAGTCGTTGGGAGAGAGAGGATAGCAATTTAAATGCTGTGGGGCCCAAAACCGCCAACTCGagttcgaccggtcagaccggtcgcccataccggtcagaccggtccgggccAATCTGCCAGCAGAAGTTTTTGGTCTCGGTTTTGATCGTGCCAATTTACTCTAATGGTCGTTGTTAGTGTAAATTatggtgattaacacctgggtgttacagtccttccccctaaaagaaatctcgtcacGAGATTTAATGGAGTACTAATTTGAAAAGGTAGGAATTGGTGAGTACCTTGATAGGCTTGTAATAATTCTGGATATTTGGATTTGAGAAACTCTTCAGTTTCCCACGTGGCTTCTCGCTCGGAGTGGTTGCTCCACTGAACCTTATAGAAATTGCTGGTCtgattccgagtgaccctggtcttgtgatcaacaattCTCACCGGGTGCTCTGGATAAATGAGATCGGGCTCCAACTGTAAATTCTCCGTATCTACAACCTCAGTCGGAACTCGAAGGCACTTCCTGAGCTGGGACACATGAAAGATATTGTGGACCGCCGACAAATGCAGGGGAAGCTCCACACGATATGCCACCGGCCCACAACACTCAGTGATAGGAAAAGGCACAACATAACGGGGTGCTAATTTGCCCCTCATTCCGAACCGCTGCACGCCCTTCATCGGGGACACCCGAAggttgaagcgtcccctcgtaagagaagacttaaatgtgatacaaagcaccagtcccaggaggctgatgccacatttattacatcagatggttcaaaaccgtacaaaccttggtggacactcgatacagatgataataataattaaccaagctacgacataacaccagaccgcgaaccacatgGGGTCcaccacgggctcagagtactgcgacagcggaggcatcttgACGGGGCTAGtcccacaggcaaggttgggtgtagaacgataaccctactcagcgtcgtctggcacgaagtccgggtcttcttctgtaaaaagtaagagtggggtgaatacaaacgtactcagcaagtccaaccacacccacggaggggttataacagaataatatgcataggtaaatcaaggataaggttacggtttaatttgcagaaaaacgacattttatgcaggggtttatttttcagaaaaccttttagaaatcagttttggCATTAACACGGaattcaggttttaaaactgctaccggactccccgtccgtcgtagcacacggcacgactgccggacacaattccaaaacaactcacaccagcccaacccaatgaaacactagttatgtgaccacaccgtaactcgcccaataccgtgggcacggactattcgaatagattcttatctctgcagaggtgtgcaactttacccacaagtaggataccacaactcgaacaccgtcgtgtcggtgtagatcccaacatagccattacccaccatagctaagcctgactagccatcacgggatgcaccaaggggtcattgaccgttcacttaggtataaccaggcataagtcactcggggcttatcccttttccttagtcacccgttgctctcagctctcctgatggctatcacaccaactagtgggatttatgctacgccgttgcccattcaacggtcgagtggtttgcacaatagtggagttaggtgagatgacacaccaactcggtccttagacacgacaagatggatatctcccttctttgtcctgccacacaggcataagcacaccaaacgacaattcacacagaaatgccgtccatcccgtccatactcatctttcgaaaattcacattttatcccttcccacacacacgcattttctttataaaataaattatattatgagcaaagtcctaagcgttctaaaatcgattaacgtccaagcaaaatcagacattaatccaGGTGGttaaggaatggtcatcacaaatcaaggggtggctatccaaccgtgttttcatgcaagtaaagcATATGtaactttataaaacaggccattgggttgtgtttataaaaactaggacagaaacatgcgtcaaaggatgggattgaacttgccgtcttcgtagccttcggggaggtcttgtccttcgggctcggggtcgcagaactggtcctcattctcctgctcacagtacggctcgctgacgggttctccttcgtgcactccgtggtctacaacgTAAAcgaacaagcacacaatcaatactTAGAAAACGAAGacttatcgttgagctcgagtcggaaacacataaaatatgggacatgaagtgatatttttgggtgtgcttctaatggcatggtcaaaactatattaagagagtcgtggtaaagttttaggtagatccgaggttgttaggcgcatgaaatgataggcaaAAAGGGGTGTTCAGggcctaaacaggggtccagggacctaattgtaattaaaattaagaaggcaggggcttggtttatattttagaaattatctgggttattctaaaagggtcagggttttatttgtaattaagtttataagGTGGGGGTTTGTTTTGGGAATATAACAAAAAGGGGGGGTTTAATTGAAAAAGGGCTTAAAAGGATGGGGTTTCTTTACTGATTAGAGGAAAGTGGAGGGGGTTCTTGGCAAAAATgccatcctcttcctcctcccatcGGCGTGGaatagaggagggggaggaggcctCTGCGCCGGTCAATCCCGGCGGCCaggggctcgacggcggcccggGACAGGGGGAAAAAAGAGGGGGTGGGGAGGCAATTcgatccccggcctcacctcgtgctAGGGTGGTGcgcagaggcggggcgacgggagcaggcggcggcgggcgggagtggctgcggcggcggcgctgcggtctAGGAGGAAGGGCTAGGGCCGATGAGCGCGTTTGCGGGGATGGCCGGGGAGCTCGGGGGCTCTTTTATAGCCGAGctaaggcggtggaggtgggtggcggctcggcgaggcTTGCGGGCGGGAGTAATGGCGGGCTGCTGCGTTAGGTTGTCGCGGAGCGGtgtgcggcggcgagggcgtcgaGGCCGCCCACTGTGGCACGTGGAGGAGAAGGCTGGGCGCTGGCcttggcgcgagcggcgaggcggcggctcggcggcggcactgctgcTAGGCGACGCGCGGTGCGGCGGCTGCACGCGGCCAcagggcgagcgggaccggggtGAGGCGCCAGCGGCGGGCGTCGCTGCGTGCGGCGGGGCGGTGATGGCGGGGCGCCGGTCAGGTGGCCGCGTCGTGGTGCGCAGGGGCGAGGCGGTGCGGCGCGTGCGCACGAGCGGCGCCGAGCGGGGCAGCGGCGTGTGCACGGGCACCACGTCCCGAGCAGCGCACGCGTGCGCGTGGACCGCGTCgatgcgcgcggcgcgggcggtggcgacggcgtgcgcggggccggggcagcgccagcggcgacctCGGTGcagcgggcgcgcgcggccagGCAATGCAGCACTGGTGCGCGTGCGGCCGGGCAGCGTGGAGGTGCGCGCGTGCGGGGCAATGGCAGGGCGCGGCTGAGCAGCGCTCGGGGCAGGCGGCACGGGAGCGGAGGAGGCGCGGCCGGGCAGGGCAGGCCGGGCTGGAcgcgcggggaggagggccGTGCACGGCGGTGCTCGGAGCGGGAGGCGGCTCGGGGCAGGCGCGACGGGGAAGGAAGAGAGGAaagagggaaggaagggagggaaagaaagagaaaggaaaaagggtgaagggaaaaaggaaaagaaaataggaaaagaaatgaagaaaaagaaaatagggaaaagggagagagagaaaggaaaaaggaggggggcggtgtgcgccagcggcgaccgcggccgcggtcggccacgcgtggcgtgcgggccgcgggaggtggggcacgcggtcggagggggagaggggaaaaaggagaaagggaaaaagagggagcgggattcgcggcggccggtcacgacgcgtcgcgttggatgggaaaGAGATGGGACGTGGATTGAACTCaggtgtcgggttgttcgggagaGGTTCTGggaattagggttcagggtttgagtcgagctcaacgacaaaaaCAACTTTatcgcatgatttattttagtgagttttcgggatgttacaaacctaccccacttaaaatgaatctcgtcctcgagattcggctgattcctaaacaggtggggaaactccttctttagagcgtcttcgcgttcccaggtTGCTTCCTCCACtccatgtctgctccactgaactctgcaaatccgtactttggagtttctggttctcctagtgacagtgtctagaatcttgaccggaACTTCCTGatatcgtaggtctggctgtagatctatcgtttctactggcacatgttctgcctcgggtaccctcaaacatcttctaagctgcgagacgtggaatactggatgtatatcggacatttcttctggtagatCCAAAcagtatgctactgctccaactttcttcagaactcggtatggtccaatgtaccgaggggccaattttccttgtacctgaaatcttcgggttcctcgaatgggtgataccttgagatacacaaaatcccctgggctgaaacttatttcccgtcttttcttgtcggcgtagctTTTCTGttgggactgggctgctttcagcttttctctaatctcggcaaccctttcttctgcttcctttatgagggcgggcccgactagagcacgttctccaacttctgaccacatcagaggggttctgcatttccttccgtagagagcctcgaacggcgacatgcccaagcttgcttgatacccgttgttgtatgagaactcggcatagggtaagctttgttcccaatctttgccataagtgaggacacacgctctcagcatatcttccataatctgattcaccctttctgtctgaccatctgtctgtgggtgataagcggagctaaagtccagcttggtgcccatagctttatgcaaacttttccaaaatctagaggtgaactgggtccctctatctgaaacaattcggctgggcaccccatgcaacttcactatattttccacatagagcttggctagcttctctccgccgtaattggttcgtacgggtatgaaatgagctgatttagtaagtcgatccactattacccatatggagtcatgtcctttctgggttctaggcaaacctactacaaaatccattcctacttTATCCCATTTTCAAActggaatgggtaggggttgcaacaatcctgctggcttctggtgttcagctttgattctctagcaagtatcgcaatgggcgacaaatcgtgcaatatctacc
This window contains:
- the LOC120693092 gene encoding cysteine-rich and transmembrane domain-containing protein WIH2-like — encoded protein: MSYYGQQPPVGVPPQQGYPGKDGYPPQGYPPAGYPPPAQGYPPQGYPQQGYPPPYAQPPPQQQQSSGPSFMEGCLAALCCCCLLDACF